From Phaeodactylum tricornutum CCAP 1055/1 chromosome 11, complete sequence, one genomic window encodes:
- a CDS encoding predicted protein, with protein VILSVNSPGGSVASYGLASAQIERLANVVGITTTACVDRYAASGGYMIASQAHRIVAAPFASVGSVGVIMEGLNFHDLAKRYGVQPMILKAGNEKNPLTTFGSVSKQDLKHETERLEKVHDAFRQLVVRGRPELADKLDEVANGNVFLGLEAVELGLVDAVMTSD; from the coding sequence GTGATTTTGTCAGTGAACAGTCCAGGGGGAAGTGTGGCATCCTACGGCCTTGCAAGTGCGCAAATAGAACGTTTGGCGAACGTGGTAGGTATCACCACGACGGCGTGTGTCGATCGATACGCTGCTTCCGGTGGATACATGATTGCCAGTCAAGCCCATCGAATCGTGGCAGCGCCGTTTGCCTCGGTCGGGAGCGTCGGAGTAATCATGGAAGGACTCAATTTTCATGATTTGGCGAAACGATATGGTGTCCAGCCTATGATTCTGAAAGCGGGCAATGAAAAGAATCCGCTAACGACTTTCGGCTCCGTGTCAAAGCAGGATTTGAAACACGAGACCGAACGTCTCGAGAAAGTTCACGACGCCTTTCGACAGCTCGTTGTTCGCGGACGTCCCGAGCTAGCGGACAAGCTCGACGAAGTTGCTAACGGAAATGTTTTCCTAGGGCTGGAAGCTGTTGAGTTGGGACTTGTTGACGCGGTGATGACATCTGAC
- a CDS encoding predicted protein, protein MTIRIQPTVPSPKIYYYSYCYCWWYMGLVTLAVSCILRPPALLVHGWATTPTRVLGIVGRTSALVASSAETTRHRHGASLSMSQSPSSSSFGSILGNLVSSSWNRSNSGPSAVPGLDQALIESPRSSWNEIRSLLESRMTTNAERNFRNNLSTGYGVASPLHNVRLYDEANQESDVRVTFYRDSASWCPYCQKVWMTLEEKRIPYRVERVNMRCYGDKPASFFRIQPGGQIPVAVIDGKVYGQSNDILYALEEAFPQHKSLAPPQGMAMEAQRLLRLERSLFSVWMYWLTGGRQRDEFRATLAEVETALAQNTDGPFFLGRDVTMVDCMFAPFLERMAASLLYFKGFQFRVAPGVPTDYPAINAWFDAMETRESYQLTKSDYYTHCWDLPPQLGGCVYEKGGEPFEQAINGDRRLDGTHKSWELPLAPHNGGIEPDWEWAGDEAAARREAVERVSANHQAIVKFAARGAGTKGLVPFSAPLADPKATPNEAVLQAVDTCLQIVCLALLEGTDKYDTDMVKVAHIIQEKGGQEFTNGVVASLAYLRDRVGVPRDMRLPAARQLRAHLNWSVGKLLDT, encoded by the coding sequence ATGACAATTCGTATCCAACCCACCGTCCCCTCTCCCAAGATCTACTACTACTcctactgctactgctggtGGTACATGGGTCTCGTGACACTCGCCGTTTCTTGTATTCTGCGTCCACCAGCACTGCTGGTCCACGGTTGGGCGACGACTCCCACGCGCGTGTTGGGGATTGTGGGTCGGACGTCCGCACTCGTCGCGAGTAGTGCCGAGACTACCCGTCACCGTCACGGTGCTTCCTTGTCCATGAGTCAAtcgccgtcatcgtcgtcgttcggATCCATCCTTGGGAACctggtgtcgtcgtcgtggaacAGAAGCAACAGCGGTCCGTCGGCGGTGCCCGGGCTCGATCAAGCCTTGATCGAATCACCACGTTCTTCCTGGAACGAAATTCGATCCCTCTTGGAATCCCGAATGACAACCAATGCGGAACGGAACTTTCGGAACAATCTGTCTACAGGATACGGCGTCGCTTCCCCACTGCACAACGTTCGATTGTACGACGAAGCCAACCAGGAATCCGACGTGCGCGTTACCTTTTATCGAGACAGTGCGTCCTGGTGTCCCTACTGTCAAAAGGTGTGGATGACACTGGAAGAAAAACGCATCCCGTATCGAGTGGAACGTGTCAATATGCGCTGTTACGGGGATAAGCCAGCCTCCTTCTTCCGGATCCAGCCTGGAGGGCAAATCCCCGTGGCCGTCATTGACGGCAAGGTCTACGGACAATCCAACGACATTTTGTACGCTCTCGAGGAGGCCTTTCCGCAACACAAATCTCTCGCTCCACCCCAGGGCATGGCAATGGAAGCACAACGACTGTTGCGATTGGAACGCAGTCTCTTCTCGGTCTGGATGTACTGGTTGACGGGTGGTAGACAGCGCGACGAGTTTCGGGCAACACTTGCCGAGGTCGAAACGGCCTTGGCACAGAATACGGACGGACCGTTCTTTCTGGGTCGGGACGTGACCATGGTGGATTGCATGTTTGCGCCCTTTTTGGAACGCATGGCGGCGTCACTCTTGTACTTCAAAGGCTTTCAATTCCGGGTTGCTCCCGGTGTCCCGACGGACTATCCCGCCATCAACGCCTGGTtcgacgccatggaaacACGGGAAAGTTATCAACTGACCAAGAGTGATTACTACACACACTGTTGGGACTTACCGCCCCAACTGGGCGGTTGTGTCTACGAAAAAGGTGGCGAGCCCTTTGAACAAGCCATCAACGGCGACCGTCGGTTGGACGGCACGCACAAGAGTTGGGAGTTGCCGCTGGCGCCGCACAACGGAGGGATTGAACCGGACTGGGAATGGGCCGGTGACGAGGCGGCGGCCCGACGGGAGGCGGTGGAACGCGTGTCCGCCAATCACCAAGCCATTGTCAAGTTTGCCGCCCGTGGAGCCGGCACCAAAGGACTCGTGCCCTTTTCGGCACCCCTCGCCGATCCCAAGGCGACACCCAACGAAGCCGTCCTCCAGGCCGTGGACACATGTTTACAGATTGTTTGCCTGGCGTTGCTGGAAGGGACCGACAAGTACGATACCGACATGGTCAAGGTTGCGCATATTATTCAGGAAAAAGGCGGCCAGGAGTTCACCAATGGCGTTGTCGCCAGTCTCGCATATTTGCGAGATCGTGTGGGTGTTCCACGGGACATGCGCTTACCGGCAGCTCGGCAGTTGCGGGCACACCTGAATTGGTCCGTGGGCAAGCTTTTGGATACATAA
- a CDS encoding predicted protein gives MCQNLVRGLVILAIASKSEALIIGKAARDAYSTRNGGMTMAAVKPDDSCSRRTWLTSLIAGCGVIDFMPAMANGIDVSTIEMKEFIDPQGLFSIRVPNSFYTLRRTAKGDLPDVKTGKGRRGSSIFTAGNMAKAEVVAVERFPTRLLLEENGIDSTGDLATFPSLGEPAAIAKLINLRRDKDKAGMANTIILPDSLAVSADGKELRYMLKTEIDVQKPELLLEQYGVSQLFRVTTAKATLRSSDGNLMAVFASALENDFNGPDGAALQATVDSFQVTEREFGF, from the exons ATGTGTCAAAACCTTGTTCGTGGCCTTGTCATCTTAGCGATTGCCTCAAAAAGTGAGGCTTTGATCATTGGTAAAGCAGCGCGAGATGCCTACTCAACAAGGAATGGCGGCATGACAATGGCGGCGGTCAAACCGGACGACAGCTGTAGTCGGAGAACGTGGCTTACTAGTCTGATAGCAGGATGTGGCGTGATCGATTTCATGCCCGCAATGGCAAACGGGATAGATGTAAGCACGATCGAAATGAAGGAATTCATAGACCCCCAGGGACTTTTCTCGATCCGTGTGCCGAATAGTTTTTACACGCTTCGACGAACGGCCAAGGGCGATCTCCCCGACGTCAAAACTGGAAAGGGACGCCGAGGTTCAAGCATTTTTACGGCGGGAAACATGGCCAAAGCAGAAGTGGTTGCCGTAGAGAG ATTTCCAACTCGACTACTGCTCGAGGAAAACGGTATTGACTCGACTGGAGATCTCGCAACGTTTCCCAGTCTCGGAGAACCAGCGGCTATCGCAAAGTTGATCAACCTTCGACGTGACAAGGACAAAGCGGGCATGGCAAACACGATAATCCTTCCGGATTCGCTCGCCGTTTCTGCCGACGGCAAAGAACTCCGATACATGTTGAAGACCGAGATTGATGTACAAAAGCCGGAACTGCTATTGGAACAGTACGGTGTTTCGCAGCTCTTTCGAGTGACAACAGCCAAAGCTACCTTGCGTTCTAGTGACGGTAATCTAATGGCAGTCTTCGCTAGTGCTTTGGAGAATGATTTCAACGGACCCGATGGCGCGGCTTTGCAGGCAACGGTCGATAGCTTTCAAGTTACGGAGCGCGAGTTTGGCTTTTAG
- a CDS encoding predicted protein — MKTSSLVPLLLLALIVPECQAFLPPSNSPRGRIGGLFSQPFTDGRNSGDNGVPPSDDIGHLQAWDGFEGPTLLASIIRKNDTDAPSGLRGGGDVVKGTQATLSSTAKKKVANSFKSKEVKKEEELLHQLKNMPIQRVVVPNSTVLPNEVIQLAANRAGVVGHPLQSTSIQSFAKSLKEWYIRKGYILHSVTGATLQSETGTAIITVQEPAVSKDPVGITFCKEMVVDEETGNLLTFRQYKDKHQNRRTLGFDKITKADLNTTFVPTAGHTRPNRIASALGLSPGNPFQWDGIRWQQIASSGIFAQVLRATPQPMQDGTVQLHILATEAPTRHLEYGLGKSLYTGSWEGELDFEHINLLGGGESLGLSVRRGTKDAEPSIRLSFTDSKFGLGGGYDLEVFSDFIGDQPEEMQEGELPPDYDHDSILDRKGATVRLRNPICSRIVRNSVASGSLERTATKTGLHETIGSTTLAVGPFVKRLPYDARSSIDAKCSLGTRLFAASSTTEEANALLPPLKLKPYTSATATTRQIFPLLASFGPGGRPLILALKHSITTATPNLPRHEAKAQGIAHNIRGSSLNGRVASALTGTTELRVPIDIPVVQIRQDTNVVFFGDWLFAAKDSQSSFRRKSCVGVGVRKSVQGIPLKYDLCYSSDDGKFQSAFGLGADFDF; from the exons GCGTTCCGCCATCGGATGACATCGGGCACTTACAAGCTTGGGATGGCTTCGAGGGTCCGACTCTCTTGGCCTCTATTATTCGGAAGAACGATACCGATGCTCCGTCGGGACTtcgtggtggtggcgatGTCGTCAAGGGCACGCAGGCTACGCTTTCCTCAACG GCCAAAAAGAAGGTCGCCAACTCtttcaaaagcaaagaagtcaagaaagaagaagagcttCTGCATCAACTGAAAAATATGCCGATCCAGAGAGTTGTGGTTCCCAATTCAACCGTCCTTCCCAACGAGGTTATACAGTTGGCGGCGAACCGAGCCGGTGTGGTTGGCCACCCGTTGCAGTCCACTAGCATTCAAAGCTTTGCCAAGTCACTCAAAGAATGGTATATTCGGAAAGGCTACATTCTTCATTCCGTCACGGGG GCAACACTACAATCCGAAACAGGTACGGCAATCATCACGGTACAAGAACCTGCCGTCTCCAAAGACCCTGTCGGTATCACGTTTTGCAAGGAAATGGTTGTGGATGAAGAAACGGGAAATCTCCTCACCTTTCGCCAGTACAAGGACAAACATCAGAATCGACGCACGTTGGGTTTCGACAAGATAACCAAGGCGGATCTCAACACTACGTTTGTGCCAACAGCGGGCCACACCCGACCGAATCGTATTGCCTCTGCTTTAGGCCTTTCGCCCGGAAATCCCTTCCAATGGGACGGTATTCGCTGGCAACAAATTGCCTCTAGCGGAATTTTTGCTCAAGTCTTGAGGGCCACCCCTCAACCCATGCAGGACGGGACGGTGCAACTACACATTTTGGCTACCGAAGCTCCGACCCGGCATTTGGAATATGGACTGGGGAAATCGCTGTACACGGGGTCCTGGGAAGGTGAACTGGACTTTGAGCACATCAACTTGCTTGGGGGAGGCGAATCGCTGGGACTTAGTGTTCGTCGAGGTACTAAAGACGCGGAGCCAAGCATACGGTTGAGTTTTACGGACAGTAAATTTGGTTTGGGTGGTGGATACGACCTAGAAGTTTTTAGTGACTTTATTGGCGATCAACCGGAAGAAATGCAAGAGGGGGAACTACCCCCCGACTACGATCATGATTCAATTCTGGATCGCAAGGGTGCAACTGTTCGGCTACGCAATCCAATATGCTCCAGGATAGTTCGCAATAGTGTGGCCAGTGGCTCTCTGGAGCGGACGGCAACCAAGACGGGTCTCCACGAAACAATTGGAAGTACCACACTTGCGGTCGGACCATTTGTGAAACGACTTCCCTACGACGCACGGTCTAGCATTGATGCCAAATGCTCACTTGGTACCAGACTCTTTGCTGCATCTTCGACCACAGAAGAGGCGAATGCTCTTTTGCCGCCTCTCAAATTGAAGCCGTACACTTCTGCAACAGCGACCACACGGCAAATATTTCCTTTGTTGGCATCGTTTGGACCGGGAGGGCGTCCTTTGATTTTGGCACTGAAGCATTCAATTACGACGGCGACGCCCAATCTTCCCCGTCACGAAGCCAAAGCTCAGGGCATCGCACACAATATTCGAGGCTCGTCATTGAACGGACGAGTAGCATCGGCGTTGACGGGAACGACAGAACTGCGTGTGCCCATCGACATTCCTGTGGTCCAAATTCGCCAGGATACCAACGTTGTGTTCTTTGGTGACTGGCTGTTTGCTGCGAAAGACTCGCAGAGCTCTTTTCGCCGCAAATCTTGTGTCGGCGTGGGAGTGCGTAAGAGTGTACAAGGCATTCCACTCAAATACGATCTTTGCTATTCCAGCGACGACGGCAAGTTTCAATCGGcattcggcctcggcgcGGATTTTGATTTTTAG